Proteins from one Bacteroidota bacterium genomic window:
- the dcd gene encoding dCTP deaminase — MILSDKKILEEMKKRTIVITPYNRKYLGSNSYDVHLGKHLAMYEHEILDAKIHNKVRHFEIPKDGIILVPSKLYLGVTEEYTESHAHVPFLEGKSSIGRLGIDIHATAGKGDIGFCNTWTLEISVRQPVKVYAGMPIGQLIYFVVDGDVEVLYNKKKNAKYNKRTIKPVESMMWKNFKK, encoded by the coding sequence ATGATCCTTTCAGACAAAAAGATCCTCGAAGAGATGAAAAAAAGGACTATCGTCATCACTCCTTACAATCGTAAGTATCTCGGTTCCAATAGTTACGATGTGCATCTGGGAAAACATCTTGCGATGTATGAACATGAAATCCTTGACGCAAAAATTCACAATAAGGTGCGACATTTTGAGATACCAAAAGATGGAATCATCCTCGTTCCAAGCAAATTGTACCTTGGTGTCACCGAAGAATACACAGAATCCCACGCACATGTCCCTTTTTTGGAAGGAAAAAGTTCTATCGGAAGATTAGGCATTGATATTCATGCCACCGCTGGAAAAGGAGATATTGGATTTTGCAATACATGGACCCTTGAGATCTCTGTTCGTCAACCAGTAAAGGTCTATGCCGGGATGCCGATAGGTCAATTAATCTATTTTGTTGTTGATGGTGATGTTGAAGTGCTCTATAACAAGAAGAAAAATGCAAAGTATAATAAACGAACAATCAAACCGGTAGAATCGATGATGTGGAAAAATTTTAAAAAATAG
- a CDS encoding T9SS type A sorting domain-containing protein, with protein MNKNILYFLFLVIPSIVFAQFAVVSTQPANNTKNVPLQTTISITFNEAIDTMAMQHYQNLSNFASFDSVISHGYSSDLKTSYANVVLKPNQSYFVAFLIIKAASGAYITTPYVFHFTTGADFPPYSVSGTVLSGTTGVSAEGSIVALSSFNIMNGEGKEETSPFVGWTNVNSNGTYSVQYLPNGTYWPLAVKDVNHDGEIDPDNGIDVMAIADSIIINNASISNFNLTFINFSPMVFSESITIGDSLAKKFPADRVLRRISGWDMDTLGRARKWEYAYTYTAPVGGFLIGSGVTIRASESDTYILDQGYVDWIKQLKPVTNYKTAASSATVMANVEAAGGKKFRLQSHPDSLEFNIEFSMADQKYGWFGPQGFDTSKIYWAVAYTLNYQRTPNQTDWVDGRFYLCDQTTGAVLLTRTMGVKQNGILPEQFLLNQNYPNPFNPTTNISFTIESSNVTSLKIYDILGNEVAVLVNGKIDAGDYDIPFNASRLSSGIYFYQLRSGNFVETKKMILLK; from the coding sequence ATGAATAAAAACATTTTATACTTCTTGTTCCTAGTAATTCCATCCATCGTTTTTGCTCAATTTGCTGTCGTATCGACTCAGCCGGCAAACAATACAAAGAATGTTCCGTTGCAAACAACAATCAGCATCACGTTTAACGAAGCTATCGATACGATGGCAATGCAGCATTACCAGAACCTGTCGAACTTCGCCAGTTTCGACAGCGTAATTTCGCACGGATACAGTTCCGATTTAAAAACATCATATGCCAATGTTGTGCTCAAACCGAATCAATCATACTTCGTCGCATTTCTTATCATTAAAGCAGCATCCGGTGCATATATTACAACACCGTATGTCTTTCATTTTACAACGGGCGCCGATTTTCCTCCATACTCCGTGAGCGGAACGGTTCTCTCCGGTACGACTGGAGTATCAGCAGAAGGATCGATTGTTGCGCTTTCGAGCTTCAATATTATGAATGGTGAAGGGAAAGAAGAAACGTCGCCATTTGTCGGTTGGACGAATGTGAACAGCAATGGGACATATTCAGTACAGTATCTTCCCAATGGAACATATTGGCCGCTCGCCGTAAAAGATGTCAATCACGACGGAGAGATCGATCCAGACAATGGCATTGATGTAATGGCAATTGCAGATTCAATCATTATCAACAATGCATCCATTTCCAATTTCAATCTTACATTTATTAATTTTTCTCCCATGGTGTTTTCAGAATCGATCACGATAGGAGACAGTCTTGCAAAGAAGTTTCCTGCAGACAGAGTATTGCGGAGGATCTCCGGTTGGGATATGGATACGCTCGGAAGGGCACGAAAGTGGGAGTATGCGTATACGTACACTGCTCCTGTTGGTGGTTTTTTGATCGGCTCCGGAGTTACCATCCGTGCAAGTGAATCCGATACATACATTCTTGATCAGGGGTACGTTGATTGGATCAAACAACTAAAACCGGTCACTAATTATAAAACTGCCGCCTCCAGTGCAACCGTCATGGCGAATGTCGAAGCTGCCGGAGGAAAAAAGTTCCGGCTTCAGTCGCATCCCGATTCATTGGAATTCAACATTGAATTTTCCATGGCAGACCAAAAATACGGCTGGTTTGGACCACAGGGTTTCGATACAAGCAAAATCTATTGGGCTGTAGCGTATACCTTGAACTATCAGCGGACTCCGAATCAAACCGATTGGGTGGACGGCAGATTCTATCTCTGCGATCAAACAACCGGTGCCGTTCTTCTAACAAGGACGATGGGAGTGAAACAGAACGGAATACTGCCCGAACAATTTTTGCTAAATCAGAACTATCCGAACCCGTTCAATCCCACAACGAATATCTCTTTCACCATTGAGTCATCGAATGTTACATCATTGAAAATTTATGATATTCTTGGAAACGAAGTGGCGGTACTGGTTAATGGTAAGATAGACGCCGGTGATTATGATATTCCTTTTAACGCTTCACGGCTATCGAGCGGGATCTATTTTTATCAGCTGCGATCGGGTAATTTTGTTGAAACAAAAAAAATGATTTTACTGAAATAA